The following are from one region of the Synechococcus sp. CBW1108 genome:
- a CDS encoding phosphotransacetylase family protein, with amino-acid sequence MAPTLLVGSCEPFSGKSAVVLGLARQLLRQGVEVRFGKPLATSLDSPAEMPVGTPLLDADVRFVGATLGLPDSQLIPSLQVADPQQAQQRLLQGNLDPGAGFSEQILQLAAFSDGLTLLEAGGSMAEGLLYGLSLPQLAEGMGAQVLLVHPWVDSSSVDPLLAARAWLGDRLAGVVLNAVQPQLVGPLRADMVPALERLGLPVLGVMPQSPLLRSVTVEELVLRLGAKVLCCPERLDLLVETLSIGAMNVNSAMEFFRRRRNMAVVTGADRTDIQLAALEASTQCLILTGAAEPLPQLINRAEELEVPLLKVEHDTLTTVEVIEQAFGHVRLHEAVKASFAFRLVAEHCDFERLFTRLQLPALAK; translated from the coding sequence ATGGCCCCCACCTTGCTGGTTGGTTCCTGTGAACCCTTTAGCGGCAAATCCGCCGTGGTGCTTGGGCTCGCTCGCCAGCTGCTCCGCCAAGGGGTAGAGGTTCGCTTCGGTAAGCCCCTGGCCACCAGCCTGGATTCCCCTGCCGAGATGCCGGTTGGTACCCCACTGCTCGATGCGGATGTGCGCTTTGTGGGGGCCACCCTGGGGCTGCCTGACAGCCAGCTGATCCCCTCCCTCCAGGTTGCCGACCCCCAGCAGGCCCAGCAGCGTTTGTTGCAGGGCAACCTGGATCCGGGGGCCGGCTTCAGCGAACAGATTTTGCAGCTGGCAGCTTTTAGCGATGGCCTCACCCTGCTGGAAGCTGGCGGCAGCATGGCTGAGGGTTTGCTCTACGGCCTCAGCCTGCCCCAGCTGGCTGAGGGGATGGGGGCCCAGGTGCTGTTGGTGCATCCCTGGGTCGACAGCAGCAGCGTTGATCCCCTGCTGGCGGCTCGGGCCTGGCTGGGTGACCGTCTGGCCGGGGTGGTGCTCAATGCCGTTCAACCCCAGCTGGTTGGGCCCCTGCGCGCCGACATGGTGCCTGCCCTCGAGCGCTTGGGACTGCCGGTGCTGGGGGTGATGCCCCAGAGCCCCCTGCTGCGCAGCGTCACGGTGGAGGAGCTGGTTCTGCGGCTCGGGGCCAAGGTGCTCTGTTGCCCCGAGCGGCTCGACCTGCTGGTTGAAACCCTCTCAATCGGAGCCATGAATGTCAACTCGGCGATGGAATTTTTCCGTCGCCGCCGCAACATGGCGGTTGTGACCGGTGCGGACCGCACCGATATCCAGCTGGCCGCCCTGGAGGCATCAACCCAATGTCTGATCCTCACAGGGGCCGCAGAGCCCCTGCCCCAGCTGATCAACCGGGCCGAGGAGCTGGAGGTGCCCCTGCTCAAGGTGGAACATGACACCCTCACCACCGTGGAAGTGATTGAGCAGGCCTTTGGTCACGTGCGTCTGCACGAGGCGGTCAAGGCCAGCTTTGCCTTTCGGTTGGTGGCAGAGCACTGCGATTTTGAGCGGCTGTTCACGAGGTTGCAGTTGCCCGCGCTGGCTAAATAA
- a CDS encoding nucleotidyltransferase domain-containing protein: protein MPSLAAIREQGHSARLRALLAGAAEVAASQPGGEVWLFGSLARGDWDACSDVDLLAIAPNQQLADALADALLGARLGDDVLALSQERWKQLRSGDDPYWQAIGRDALRLDQP from the coding sequence ATGCCCAGCCTGGCCGCCATTCGCGAACAGGGCCACAGCGCCCGCCTAAGGGCGCTGCTCGCAGGCGCCGCAGAGGTCGCCGCCAGCCAGCCGGGCGGCGAGGTGTGGCTATTTGGCTCGCTGGCCCGCGGCGATTGGGATGCCTGCTCAGACGTTGACCTACTGGCCATCGCCCCCAACCAGCAGCTGGCGGATGCCCTGGCAGATGCGCTGCTGGGCGCCCGTCTGGGTGACGACGTGCTGGCCCTCAGCCAGGAGCGCTGGAAGCAGCTTCGTAGCGGTGACGATCCCTACTGGCAGGCCATCGGCCGCGACGCCCTGCGCCTGGATCAGCCGTGA
- a CDS encoding NAD-dependent epimerase/dehydratase family protein, giving the protein MSSCQDQCTVAVTGASGSFGRALLRRWPRQDVHLVGLTSSPEPLDLRDEAGEPIPLEQVVWRIGEEWALRPVLERVDVLVLNHGINQPQARSRAATGQALEVNALSSWRLLELFAEVVQQRAAARRQAEVWVNTSEAEIQPALSPLYELSKRLLGNLVSLRALDLGGSQGPLRIRRLVLGPFRSALNPIGLMGADFVAGQVLAQARLGCNLIIVSPNPLTYVLMPLSTLSRWLYFRLLTRAADESC; this is encoded by the coding sequence ATGTCGAGTTGCCAGGATCAATGCACCGTTGCCGTCACAGGGGCAAGTGGCAGCTTCGGCAGGGCCCTGCTGCGTCGCTGGCCCCGCCAGGATGTCCACCTGGTGGGGCTCACCAGTAGCCCAGAGCCGCTGGATCTGCGCGATGAAGCCGGAGAGCCGATCCCCCTCGAGCAGGTGGTCTGGCGGATCGGCGAGGAGTGGGCCCTGCGGCCGGTGCTGGAACGGGTGGATGTGCTCGTGCTCAACCATGGCATCAACCAACCCCAGGCCCGCAGCCGCGCAGCCACCGGCCAGGCCCTGGAGGTGAATGCCCTCAGCAGCTGGCGGCTGCTGGAACTGTTTGCCGAGGTCGTGCAGCAACGCGCCGCCGCCCGCCGCCAGGCAGAGGTTTGGGTCAACACCTCCGAAGCGGAGATCCAGCCGGCCCTGAGCCCGCTCTACGAGCTCAGTAAACGGCTGCTGGGAAACCTGGTGAGCCTGCGGGCCCTAGACCTCGGCGGCAGCCAGGGGCCGCTGCGCATCCGCCGGTTGGTGCTGGGGCCCTTCCGCTCTGCCCTCAACCCGATTGGCTTGATGGGGGCCGATTTCGTGGCCGGCCAGGTGCTGGCCCAGGCCCGGCTGGGCTGCAACCTGATCATCGTCAGCCCCAACCCCCTCACCTACGTGCTGATGCCACTCAGCACCCTGAGCCGCTGGCTTTACTTCCGGCTGCTGACGCGGGCTGCTGACGAGAGCTGCTGA
- a CDS encoding DUF1643 domain-containing protein produces MGQVVIVSGSAAFSPCGRYRWWLERVWQPAAPRLLFIGLNPSRAGGQCDDPTLRRLVGFGQRWGFGSLEVLNLFARVSPSPPVLRRAADPVGAQADAWLQQRLVAHPQAALWLGWGNQGAWRGRDQEVLALLQGRDLWALGLTAAGQPRHPLYVAGDVALQPLTCPNPGSLGHPEDTTGLLPANPLPAKTPCLPSPAAMPFICT; encoded by the coding sequence ATGGGGCAGGTGGTCATCGTCAGCGGCAGCGCCGCCTTCAGCCCCTGCGGCCGCTACCGCTGGTGGCTGGAGCGGGTGTGGCAGCCGGCGGCGCCACGGCTGCTGTTCATCGGCCTCAATCCTTCGCGGGCCGGTGGCCAGTGCGACGATCCCACCCTGCGGCGGTTGGTGGGGTTTGGCCAGCGCTGGGGCTTCGGCAGCCTCGAGGTGCTCAACCTGTTTGCCCGCGTCAGCCCTTCGCCGCCGGTGTTGCGCCGCGCCGCCGATCCGGTGGGTGCCCAGGCCGATGCCTGGCTGCAGCAACGCCTGGTGGCCCATCCCCAGGCGGCGCTTTGGCTGGGCTGGGGCAACCAGGGCGCCTGGCGGGGGCGCGATCAGGAGGTGCTGGCCTTGTTGCAGGGCCGGGACCTCTGGGCCCTGGGCCTCACCGCCGCCGGCCAGCCCCGCCATCCTCTCTATGTTGCCGGCGATGTTGCGCTGCAGCCACTCACCTGCCCCAACCCAGGGAGCCTGGGCCATCCTGAGGACACCACCGGACTGCTGCCCGCTAATCCGTTGCCCGCCAAGACCCCATGTCTGCCCTCCCCCGCCGCTATGCCGTTCATCTGCACCTGA
- the map gene encoding type I methionyl aminopeptidase, whose product MNLFADLLATTKTPVLETGPRIQKGRRGVEIKSAREIATMRQASRIVATVLRELLELAAPGMTTGDLDSHAEKRIREMGATPSFKGYHGFPASICASINNEVVHGIPSSKRVIQAGDLLKIDTGAYFDGYHGDSCVSLCVGQGASEEAQTLCRVAQESLMRGLAQIKAGNTLLDIAGAVQDHVEAHGFAVVEDYTGHGVGRNLHEEPSVFNFRTRDLPNMKLRSGMTLAVEPILNAGSKACRTLRDRWTVVTADGSWSAQWEHTIAVGSDGCEILTDRDF is encoded by the coding sequence ATGAATCTGTTTGCCGATCTGCTGGCTACCACCAAAACCCCAGTCCTGGAGACAGGCCCCCGCATCCAGAAGGGCAGACGGGGCGTGGAGATCAAGAGCGCCCGGGAGATCGCCACGATGCGCCAGGCCAGCCGGATCGTGGCCACGGTGCTGCGTGAGCTCCTGGAGCTGGCGGCCCCTGGCATGACCACCGGCGACCTCGACAGCCATGCCGAAAAGCGCATCCGCGAAATGGGAGCCACTCCCAGTTTTAAGGGCTACCACGGCTTCCCTGCCAGCATTTGCGCCTCGATCAACAACGAGGTGGTGCACGGCATCCCCAGCAGCAAGCGGGTGATCCAGGCCGGCGATCTGCTCAAGATCGATACGGGGGCTTACTTCGACGGCTACCACGGGGACAGCTGTGTGAGCCTCTGCGTCGGCCAAGGTGCCAGTGAGGAAGCTCAGACCCTCTGCCGCGTGGCTCAGGAATCCCTGATGCGGGGCTTGGCCCAAATCAAGGCGGGCAACACCCTGCTGGATATCGCCGGCGCCGTTCAAGACCACGTCGAAGCTCACGGCTTCGCCGTCGTCGAGGACTACACCGGCCATGGGGTTGGCCGCAACCTGCACGAAGAGCCATCGGTGTTCAATTTCCGCACCAGGGATCTGCCCAACATGAAGTTGCGTTCGGGCATGACCCTGGCGGTGGAGCCGATCCTCAATGCCGGCAGCAAGGCCTGCCGCACCCTTAGGGACCGCTGGACCGTGGTGACGGCCGATGGCAGTTGGTCGGCCCAGTGGGAGCACACCATCGCCGTTGGCAGCGACGGTTGCGAGATTCTCACCGACCGGGATTTCTAG
- a CDS encoding cation:proton antiporter, whose product MTPERLGLLWGVTVFAGAVAQGLAWLTGLPGVVLLLSAGLVIGRSGFGLVEPLDLGAGLGTVVGLLVSLVLFDGGINLRLPDDGTRQAVLRIVLVRLVLALAAGLLAAHWLAGLNWSLAAVFSAIVLATGPTVVTPLVRQIRLAAPLGEVLEGEGLVLEPIGAVLALLLLELALGDLHGWRELALGLLQRLGGGVLIGAGCGWLLAEALSRIPAQAAGALRLQLTLGSLFLMFSGCELWLPESGLPAAVAAGVVVGRRPDTDAAELDGLIRQLAQLAITMLFPLLAADVSWAELSPLGWGGVACVLVLMLVVRPVAIGLATWGLDFSLPQRALLAWLAPRGIVTAAVASLFAIRLEQAGVAGAGRLQGLVFLTILLTVGLQGLSAGPLARRLGLEAAADPGPVGAAAVQQQPGDQ is encoded by the coding sequence ATGACACCTGAGCGGCTGGGGCTGCTCTGGGGCGTCACCGTGTTTGCCGGTGCGGTGGCCCAGGGGCTTGCCTGGCTCACCGGTCTGCCGGGCGTGGTGTTGCTGCTCAGTGCCGGCCTGGTGATCGGGCGCTCGGGCTTTGGCCTGGTCGAACCCCTCGACCTCGGGGCAGGGCTGGGCACGGTGGTGGGCCTGCTGGTGAGCCTGGTGCTGTTCGATGGCGGCATCAACCTGCGCCTGCCCGATGACGGCACCCGCCAAGCCGTGCTGCGCATCGTGCTGGTGCGGCTGGTGCTCGCCCTTGCGGCCGGCCTGCTGGCGGCCCACTGGTTGGCGGGATTGAACTGGTCGCTGGCAGCGGTGTTCAGCGCCATTGTGCTGGCCACCGGCCCCACCGTGGTGACTCCACTGGTGCGCCAGATTCGCCTGGCAGCCCCCCTGGGCGAGGTGCTGGAGGGGGAGGGGCTGGTGCTCGAGCCGATCGGGGCCGTGCTGGCCCTGCTGCTGCTTGAGCTGGCCCTCGGCGATCTGCATGGCTGGCGGGAGCTGGCCCTGGGCCTGCTGCAAAGGCTTGGCGGTGGGGTGCTGATCGGTGCTGGCTGTGGCTGGTTGCTGGCCGAAGCCCTCAGCCGCATCCCCGCCCAGGCGGCCGGCGCCCTGCGGCTCCAGCTCACCCTGGGCAGTCTTTTTCTGATGTTCAGCGGCTGCGAGTTGTGGCTGCCCGAATCGGGCCTGCCCGCGGCGGTGGCCGCCGGGGTGGTGGTCGGCCGCAGGCCGGATACGGATGCGGCCGAGCTCGATGGGCTGATCCGTCAGTTGGCCCAGCTGGCGATCACCATGCTCTTCCCCTTGCTGGCCGCCGATGTGAGCTGGGCCGAACTCAGCCCCCTGGGCTGGGGTGGGGTGGCCTGCGTGCTGGTGTTGATGCTTGTGGTGCGCCCCGTGGCGATCGGCCTGGCCACCTGGGGCCTGGATTTCAGCCTGCCCCAGCGGGCCCTGCTGGCCTGGTTGGCGCCCAGGGGCATTGTCACCGCCGCCGTGGCAAGCCTATTTGCCATCCGCCTCGAGCAGGCGGGAGTTGCGGGGGCTGGCCGCCTCCAGGGGCTTGTGTTTCTGACGATCCTGCTCACCGTGGGCCTGCAGGGCCTCAGCGCCGGCCCCCTGGCCCGCCGCCTGGGCCTAGAGGCAGCGGCTGATCCGGGCCCGGTCGGCGCCGCTGCGGTGCAGCAACAGCCAGGTGATCAGTAG
- a CDS encoding hyperconserved protein Hcp — protein sequence MELDLQPGDVVKVLESAALGWVRARVIRVKSGGRVVVQSDQGREFTARGNQVRLIEPAGFRP from the coding sequence ATGGAGTTGGATTTACAACCCGGAGATGTGGTGAAGGTGCTCGAGTCAGCGGCTCTGGGCTGGGTGCGAGCCCGCGTGATCCGGGTCAAGTCCGGTGGTCGAGTGGTGGTTCAAAGCGACCAGGGGCGTGAATTCACCGCCCGTGGCAACCAGGTGCGTCTGATCGAGCCCGCCGGATTCAGGCCCTGA
- the rplS gene encoding 50S ribosomal protein L19, translating to MATETTDNQTENQPENPAEIPETGPVAVKTKVTTGKLSAQELIRAFEAEQLKSELPEIYVGDTVKVGVRIREGNKERVQPYEGVVIAKRHGGLNETITVRRIFQGIGVERVFMLHSPQVASVKVERRGKVRRAKLFYLRDRVGKATRVKQRFDR from the coding sequence ATGGCAACGGAGACGACCGACAACCAGACCGAGAACCAGCCGGAAAATCCAGCTGAGATTCCTGAAACCGGTCCAGTGGCGGTGAAAACCAAGGTCACCACTGGCAAACTCAGCGCCCAGGAGCTGATTCGAGCCTTCGAGGCCGAACAACTCAAGAGCGAGTTGCCCGAGATTTATGTGGGCGACACCGTGAAGGTGGGCGTGCGGATCCGTGAGGGCAACAAGGAGCGCGTCCAGCCCTACGAGGGCGTGGTTATTGCCAAGCGCCACGGCGGTCTCAACGAGACCATCACCGTGCGGCGCATCTTTCAGGGCATCGGCGTGGAACGGGTCTTCATGCTCCACAGTCCCCAGGTGGCCTCCGTGAAAGTGGAGCGCCGCGGTAAGGTGCGTCGGGCGAAGCTCTTCTATCTGCGTGATCGGGTGGGTAAAGCCACACGGGTCAAGCAACGCTTCGATCGCTGA
- a CDS encoding DNA recombination-mediator protein A has protein sequence MTRSLDLPALGRIDTLAQELAMLQDRGKRRIAILGSRHVPVVSIHLVELVARSLAQEGHNLITSGSQGVNAAVIRSVLEIDPARLTVLLPQSLDRQPGESREQLEQVLHLVEKPEHDELPLPMASSLCNHEIITRCDQLICYAFHDSETLLASCRVAEDMGKVVSVMFFD, from the coding sequence GTGACCCGGTCCCTTGATCTTCCGGCATTGGGCCGGATCGACACCCTTGCCCAGGAACTGGCCATGCTCCAGGACCGGGGCAAACGCCGGATTGCCATCCTGGGCAGTCGCCACGTGCCTGTGGTTTCGATCCATCTGGTGGAGCTGGTGGCCCGCTCCCTGGCCCAGGAGGGGCACAACCTGATCACCTCCGGCTCCCAGGGGGTGAATGCGGCCGTGATCCGCAGCGTGCTGGAGATTGATCCGGCCCGGCTCACCGTGCTGCTGCCCCAGAGCCTGGATCGCCAGCCTGGCGAATCCCGGGAGCAGCTGGAGCAGGTGCTGCACCTGGTGGAGAAGCCTGAGCACGACGAATTGCCCCTGCCGATGGCCAGCAGCCTCTGCAACCACGAGATCATCACCCGCTGTGACCAGCTGATCTGCTATGCCTTCCACGACAGCGAGACCCTCCTGGCCAGCTGCCGTGTGGCCGAAGACATGGGCAAGGTGGTGAGCGTCATGTTCTTCGACTAA
- the gltX gene encoding glutamate--tRNA ligase: MRVRLAPSPTGTLHIGTARTAMFNWLFARRQGGQFLLRIEDTDSARSKPEYTANILEGLQWLGLDWDGEPVIQSERIGEHRAAIQRLLDGGHAYRCFASEAELTAMREQQAAHKQAPRYDNRHRDLSAEQQQAYIAEGRQATIRFRIADAASITWSDLVRGEMAWKGSDLGGDMVIARRAPADQIGDPLYNLVVVVDDIAMAISHVIRGEDHIANTAKQLLLYQALAAEPPVFAHTPLILNQEGKKLSKRDGVTSVSEFRAMGYTAEALANYMTLLGWSPPEGMGERFSLAEAAAVFDFERVNRAGARFDWEKLNWLNGQVLHGLGPESLRQQLLPLWAEHSWGTEPGSACADPAWQIDLCSLIGPSLTLLADGVEQARPFFTTPELEQAAETQLATDGARAALAALLESLLKLSPEAPLEADQAQALLLEAATAAGVKKGVIMKTLRASLLGSLQGPDLLITWLLLHRSGADRARISRCL; encoded by the coding sequence GTGCGAGTACGCCTTGCCCCCAGCCCCACGGGAACCCTGCACATCGGCACGGCCCGCACTGCAATGTTCAACTGGCTGTTCGCCCGCCGCCAGGGCGGCCAGTTTCTGCTGCGCATTGAAGACACCGACAGCGCCCGCAGCAAGCCCGAATACACCGCCAACATCCTCGAAGGGCTGCAGTGGCTCGGGCTGGACTGGGATGGCGAGCCCGTGATCCAGAGCGAGCGGATCGGCGAGCACCGGGCCGCGATCCAGCGGCTACTGGATGGTGGCCACGCCTACCGCTGCTTCGCCAGCGAAGCTGAACTCACCGCCATGCGGGAGCAGCAGGCCGCCCACAAGCAGGCCCCCCGCTACGACAATCGCCACCGCGACCTGAGCGCCGAGCAGCAACAGGCCTACATCGCCGAGGGGCGCCAGGCCACGATCCGCTTCCGCATCGCCGACGCCGCCAGCATCACCTGGAGCGACCTGGTGCGCGGGGAGATGGCCTGGAAGGGCAGCGACCTGGGCGGGGACATGGTGATCGCCCGCCGGGCCCCGGCCGATCAGATCGGCGACCCGCTCTACAACCTGGTGGTGGTGGTGGACGACATCGCCATGGCCATCAGCCACGTGATCCGCGGCGAAGACCATATCGCCAACACCGCCAAGCAGCTGCTGCTCTACCAGGCCCTCGCCGCCGAGCCGCCGGTATTTGCCCACACACCCCTGATCCTTAACCAGGAGGGCAAAAAGCTCTCCAAGCGCGATGGCGTCACTTCGGTGAGCGAATTTCGGGCCATGGGCTACACCGCCGAAGCCCTGGCCAACTACATGACCCTGCTGGGCTGGTCGCCGCCGGAGGGCATGGGGGAACGCTTCAGCCTGGCCGAGGCGGCAGCGGTGTTTGACTTCGAGCGGGTCAACCGGGCCGGGGCCCGCTTCGACTGGGAGAAACTCAACTGGCTCAACGGCCAGGTGCTGCACGGCCTCGGCCCCGAGAGCCTGCGCCAGCAACTGCTGCCCCTGTGGGCAGAGCACAGCTGGGGCACCGAACCTGGCAGCGCCTGCGCTGATCCCGCCTGGCAGATTGACCTCTGCAGCCTGATCGGCCCCTCCCTCACCTTGCTGGCCGATGGGGTGGAGCAGGCCCGCCCCTTTTTCACCACCCCCGAGCTGGAGCAAGCCGCCGAAACCCAACTGGCCACCGACGGAGCCAGAGCTGCCCTGGCGGCCCTGCTGGAGAGCCTGCTGAAACTCTCGCCGGAGGCCCCCCTGGAGGCCGACCAGGCCCAGGCCCTGCTCCTGGAGGCGGCCACGGCGGCTGGAGTTAAAAAAGGGGTGATCATGAAGACCCTGCGGGCCTCCCTGCTGGGCAGCCTCCAGGGCCCCGACCTACTGATCACCTGGCTGTTGCTGCACCGCAGCGGCGCCGACCGGGCCCGGATCAGCCGCTGCCTCTAG
- a CDS encoding HEPN domain-containing protein, translating to MTPRVEAWIRQANNDLEAAGLTAGQGFHAQACYLAGQAAEKALKALVLAAGITPPYSHSLEKLVELLQQQGLDLPGLAELHLKALTRMNSASRYPQGDEAPADLFDANDSTTALGTAEAVVRIAMAQLQA from the coding sequence GTGACTCCCCGGGTTGAAGCCTGGATCCGCCAGGCGAACAACGATCTGGAAGCGGCGGGCCTAACGGCCGGCCAGGGGTTCCATGCCCAGGCCTGCTACCTGGCGGGTCAGGCCGCCGAAAAGGCGCTCAAGGCCCTGGTGCTGGCAGCCGGGATCACCCCGCCCTACAGCCACTCCCTCGAGAAACTGGTGGAGCTATTGCAACAGCAGGGCCTGGATCTCCCAGGCCTGGCTGAGCTGCATCTCAAGGCGCTAACCCGCATGAATAGCGCCAGCCGCTACCCCCAAGGCGATGAGGCGCCGGCTGATCTCTTCGATGCCAACGACAGCACCACTGCCCTGGGCACCGCGGAGGCCGTGGTGCGGATCGCCATGGCCCAACTGCAAGCCTGA